From the Streptomyces sp. KMM 9044 genome, one window contains:
- a CDS encoding MFS transporter, with the protein MTPMLRVPDTAIARASRRTPPPWLAVALACVGQFLVVLDISVVNVALPSMRTGLGLGEQGLQWVVNAYSIAFAGFMLLGGRAGDLYGRKRMFLVGLGLFTLASLAGGLAQDDWQLLLARAVQGLGAAVLAPSTLTIVTSAVPEGPARARAVATWTAVGAGGGAAGGFVGGALVDTLSWRWVLLINVPIGVLVLAGAAWWLAEGRAGDGRRLDLPGAMLVTAGLATLAFGISRTGAEGWTAPSTLVPLGAGLALTALFLLVEARTRAPLMPLELFRVRSVSSANVAMFLSGAAMFCMWFFMTLYAQNVLGYTPLEAGFALVPSSLAVVVGSKIAPRLMRAAGARTVAVLGTLVALSGFAWQSTMTADGAYPTAILFPGILMMLGAGLAGTPLAALATSGAAPEEAGLVSGLINTSRTIGGSLGLAVLSTIAAARTGDSTTPQALTEGYALAFRAGTAILAVGLVLMWLWLPRKAATSP; encoded by the coding sequence ATGACACCCATGCTCAGAGTCCCGGACACCGCCATCGCCCGCGCATCCCGCCGTACGCCGCCCCCGTGGCTGGCGGTGGCGCTCGCGTGCGTCGGGCAGTTCCTCGTCGTGCTCGACATCTCCGTGGTCAATGTCGCACTGCCGTCGATGCGGACCGGCCTCGGGCTCGGCGAGCAGGGCCTGCAGTGGGTGGTGAACGCGTACTCGATCGCCTTCGCCGGGTTCATGCTGCTGGGCGGACGTGCCGGTGACCTCTACGGGCGCAAGCGGATGTTCCTCGTCGGCCTCGGCCTGTTCACGCTGGCCAGCCTGGCGGGCGGGCTGGCCCAGGACGACTGGCAGCTGCTGCTGGCGCGGGCCGTGCAGGGGCTCGGGGCCGCGGTCCTGGCGCCGTCCACCCTCACCATCGTCACCTCGGCGGTCCCGGAGGGCCCCGCGCGGGCCCGTGCCGTCGCGACCTGGACCGCCGTCGGCGCGGGCGGCGGCGCGGCCGGCGGTTTCGTCGGCGGGGCGCTGGTGGACACCCTGTCGTGGCGGTGGGTGCTGCTGATCAACGTGCCGATCGGGGTACTGGTGCTGGCCGGGGCGGCCTGGTGGCTGGCGGAGGGCCGGGCCGGGGACGGACGGCGGCTCGACCTGCCCGGCGCGATGCTGGTGACGGCCGGCCTCGCCACCCTGGCCTTCGGCATCTCCCGGACCGGGGCCGAGGGGTGGACGGCGCCGTCCACCCTGGTGCCGCTCGGCGCCGGACTCGCCCTCACCGCCCTGTTCCTCCTCGTCGAGGCCCGGACCAGGGCTCCGCTGATGCCGCTGGAACTGTTCCGGGTGCGGTCGGTCTCGTCGGCGAACGTGGCGATGTTCCTGAGCGGCGCCGCCATGTTCTGCATGTGGTTCTTCATGACCCTCTACGCCCAGAACGTCCTCGGCTACACCCCGCTCGAGGCCGGCTTCGCCCTGGTGCCCAGCTCTCTCGCCGTGGTCGTCGGCTCCAAGATCGCACCGCGGCTGATGCGTGCCGCCGGGGCACGGACCGTGGCCGTGCTCGGCACGCTCGTCGCGCTGTCCGGCTTCGCCTGGCAGTCGACGATGACGGCCGACGGCGCGTATCCGACGGCGATCCTGTTCCCCGGCATCCTGATGATGCTGGGCGCGGGCCTCGCCGGGACCCCGCTCGCCGCGCTCGCGACCTCCGGCGCCGCGCCGGAGGAGGCCGGCCTGGTCTCCGGCCTGATCAACACCTCGCGCACGATCGGCGGTTCGCTCGGCCTCGCGGTCCTCTCGACGATCGCGGCGGCCCGTACGGGAGACAGCACCACCCCTCAGGCCCTGACCGAGGGCTACGCCCTCGCCTTCCGCGCCGGAACGGCGATCCTGGCGGTCGGCCTGGTCCTGATGTGGCTGTGGCTGCCGCGGAAGGCCGCGACGTCCCCCTGA
- a CDS encoding bifunctional RNase H/acid phosphatase, translating to MREFIVEADGGSRGNPGPAGYGAVVSDAATGETLAEAAEYLGATTNNVAESSGLPAGLRAARELDPQATVHVRRDSRLVVEQMSGRWKIKHPAMKPLAAEAAHVFPPGRVTYEWIPRERNKHADRLANEARDAGQRGEPWNASASRAALDTPAARPVTPEPSGPVGEAGAEGAGVRGADAAGADECDTPAGKAAADARAASNAQGGRPVAAEESGPPGDTATCAPRARAVSAPASGPGAGVRGTGGPGAGAADAGNTPAGKAAADGRAAQAVAAPGTETDAARGTGPATAATPSSGWAPADMGPPATFVLLRHGETPLTPQKRFSGSGGNDPSLSDVGREQAGRTAAALARRGTIQAVVASPLARTRETAGVVAARLGLEVAVDDGLRETDFGAWEGLTFAEVRERHPDDLNAWLSSPDAEPTGGGESFAATATRIAAARDRLVAAYAGRTVLLVTHVTPIKTLVRLALGAPPEALFRMELSAASLTAVAYYADGNASVRLFNETSHLR from the coding sequence GTGAGGGAGTTCATCGTCGAGGCGGACGGCGGGTCGCGGGGCAACCCGGGACCCGCGGGCTACGGAGCCGTGGTCAGTGACGCGGCGACGGGGGAGACGCTGGCGGAGGCGGCCGAGTACCTCGGCGCCACCACGAACAACGTCGCCGAGTCCTCGGGCCTGCCGGCCGGCCTGCGGGCCGCGCGTGAGCTGGACCCGCAGGCCACGGTCCACGTCCGGAGGGACTCCAGGCTCGTCGTCGAGCAGATGTCGGGCCGCTGGAAGATCAAACACCCTGCCATGAAGCCGCTGGCGGCCGAGGCGGCACACGTCTTCCCGCCGGGCCGGGTCACGTACGAGTGGATCCCGCGCGAGCGGAACAAGCACGCGGACCGGCTGGCGAACGAGGCGAGGGACGCGGGGCAGCGGGGCGAGCCGTGGAATGCGTCGGCCTCGCGCGCCGCGCTGGACACACCGGCCGCGCGGCCGGTGACACCCGAGCCGTCCGGACCGGTCGGGGAGGCCGGAGCCGAGGGAGCCGGCGTGCGGGGGGCGGATGCCGCCGGTGCGGATGAGTGTGACACCCCTGCCGGAAAGGCCGCCGCGGACGCGCGGGCCGCATCGAACGCGCAGGGCGGACGGCCGGTGGCAGCCGAGGAATCGGGCCCGCCCGGGGACACGGCGACCTGTGCGCCACGGGCCCGTGCGGTGTCGGCCCCGGCCTCCGGCCCGGGGGCAGGGGTGCGGGGGACCGGCGGGCCCGGGGCCGGGGCCGCCGACGCGGGCAACACCCCTGCCGGAAAGGCCGCCGCGGACGGGCGGGCCGCGCAGGCCGTGGCCGCCCCCGGCACGGAGACGGACGCCGCTCGCGGCACCGGGCCGGCAACGGCTGCCACCCCCTCTTCGGGCTGGGCGCCCGCGGACATGGGGCCGCCGGCCACCTTCGTGCTCCTGCGGCACGGTGAGACCCCGCTCACCCCACAGAAACGGTTCTCCGGCAGCGGCGGCAACGACCCCTCCCTCTCCGACGTCGGCCGGGAGCAGGCCGGGCGGACCGCCGCGGCGCTCGCCCGGCGCGGCACGATCCAGGCGGTCGTCGCCTCCCCCCTCGCCCGTACCCGTGAGACCGCGGGCGTCGTCGCCGCCCGCCTGGGGCTCGAGGTCGCCGTCGACGACGGGCTGCGTGAGACCGACTTCGGTGCGTGGGAGGGCCTCACCTTCGCCGAGGTGCGTGAGCGCCACCCCGACGACCTGAACGCCTGGCTCTCCTCCCCGGACGCCGAACCCACCGGCGGCGGCGAGAGCTTCGCGGCCACCGCGACCCGGATCGCGGCCGCCCGGGACCGGCTGGTCGCCGCGTACGCGGGCCGCACGGTTCTCCTCGTCACCCACGTGACCCCGATCAAGACCCTGGTCCGGCTCGCCCTGGGTGCCCCGCCCGAGGCCCTGTTCCGGATGGAACTGTCGGCGGCCTCGCTGACGGCGGTGGCGTACTACGCCGACGGCAACGCCAGCGTCCGGCTGTTCAACGAGACGTCCCACCTGCGGTGA
- the eda gene encoding bifunctional 4-hydroxy-2-oxoglutarate aldolase/2-dehydro-3-deoxy-phosphogluconate aldolase — protein sequence MSSPPHSASSSSSSPSLGTTASVLDLAPVVPVVVVEDAADAVPLARALVAGGLPAIEVTLRTPAARDALRAIAAGVPDAVVGAGTVITPGQVREVVAAGARFLVSPGWTEVLLGSMRASGVPFLPGVSTVSEVVALLEHGVREMKFFPAQAAGGTAYLKAIAGPLPQARFCPTGGIGPDSAPDYLALPNVACVGGSWMLPADAVAARDWVRVERLARAAADLTAGGTSR from the coding sequence ATGAGTTCACCCCCGCACTCCGCTTCCTCGTCCTCGTCCTCGCCCTCGCTCGGCACCACCGCCTCCGTACTGGATCTCGCGCCCGTCGTGCCGGTCGTCGTGGTCGAGGACGCCGCCGACGCCGTACCGCTGGCGCGGGCGCTGGTCGCCGGTGGGCTACCCGCGATCGAGGTGACCCTGCGGACACCCGCCGCCCGGGACGCCCTCCGCGCGATCGCCGCCGGGGTGCCGGACGCGGTGGTCGGGGCCGGCACGGTGATCACGCCGGGGCAGGTGCGCGAGGTGGTGGCGGCCGGGGCGCGGTTCCTGGTCAGTCCGGGCTGGACGGAGGTCCTGCTGGGGTCGATGCGGGCGTCCGGGGTGCCGTTCCTGCCGGGGGTGTCGACGGTGTCGGAGGTCGTGGCGCTGCTGGAGCACGGGGTGCGGGAGATGAAGTTCTTCCCGGCTCAGGCCGCGGGCGGCACGGCGTATCTGAAGGCGATCGCCGGGCCGCTCCCACAGGCCCGTTTCTGCCCGACCGGAGGGATCGGTCCGGACTCCGCTCCGGACTACCTCGCGCTGCCCAACGTCGCCTGTGTCGGAGGGAGTTGGATGCTCCCGGCGGACGCGGTGGCGGCGCGCGACTGGGTCCGGGTCGAGCGGCTGGCCCGCGCGGCGGCGGACCTCACCGCAGGTGGGACGTCTCGTTGA
- the yaaA gene encoding peroxide stress protein YaaA, protein MLVLLPPSEGKATSGRGAPLKPGSLSLPGLAGAREAVLAELVDLCAADEDKAREVLGLSEGLRGEVAKNLELRTAGARPAGEIYTGVLYDALDLASLDAAAKRGAARSLLVFSGLWGAVRVTDRIPSYRCSMGVRLPGLGALGAYWRTPMASVLPEAAGSGLVLDLRSAAYATAWKPKGEVAARTATVRVLHAPTRKVVSHFNKATKGRIVRSLLTDGAAPKDPAALVEALRDLGYVVEAQAQAPARAGTPWALDVLVDEVH, encoded by the coding sequence GTGCTTGTCCTGCTGCCGCCGTCCGAAGGCAAGGCCACTTCCGGCCGCGGCGCCCCGCTGAAGCCCGGGTCCCTGTCGCTGCCGGGGCTGGCCGGCGCCCGGGAGGCCGTCCTCGCCGAACTGGTGGACCTGTGCGCCGCCGACGAGGACAAGGCACGCGAGGTGCTGGGGCTGAGCGAGGGGCTGCGGGGCGAGGTCGCGAAGAACCTGGAACTGCGTACCGCCGGAGCCCGGCCCGCCGGGGAGATCTACACCGGCGTGCTCTACGACGCCCTGGACCTGGCCTCCCTCGACGCGGCCGCCAAGCGCGGGGCCGCCCGCTCGCTGCTGGTGTTCTCGGGGCTGTGGGGCGCGGTCCGGGTCACCGACCGGATTCCCTCCTACCGCTGCTCGATGGGCGTACGGCTCCCGGGACTGGGGGCGCTGGGCGCGTACTGGCGTACGCCGATGGCCTCGGTGCTGCCGGAGGCGGCCGGCAGCGGCCTGGTGCTGGACCTGCGGTCGGCGGCGTACGCGACGGCGTGGAAGCCGAAGGGCGAGGTGGCCGCCCGTACGGCGACCGTGCGGGTGCTGCACGCGCCGACGCGGAAGGTGGTCAGCCACTTCAACAAGGCGACCAAGGGACGGATCGTGCGCAGTCTGCTGACGGACGGGGCCGCGCCGAAGGATCCCGCCGCGCTGGTGGAGGCGTTGCGGGACCTCGGCTACGTGGTCGAGGCGCAGGCGCAGGCGCCGGCCCGTGCGGGGACGCCGTGGGCGCTGGACGTGCTGGTGGACGAGGTGCACTGA
- a CDS encoding nuclear transport factor 2 family protein, with protein MNATTDFDTSTAPADVVRRQYLASAHGDLEALRATLADDVEWTEMAGFPLAGTYRTPDGVTSAVMEQLGKAWANWTAHDDTYVVDGENVVVLARYTATNKTTGKDIKVRVAHHFIVRGGRIVRFEQFVDTAKVLEAMTA; from the coding sequence ATGAACGCGACGACCGACTTCGACACCTCCACCGCCCCCGCCGACGTGGTGCGGCGCCAGTACCTCGCCTCCGCCCACGGCGACCTCGAGGCCCTGCGGGCCACGCTGGCCGACGACGTGGAATGGACCGAGATGGCGGGCTTCCCCCTGGCCGGCACCTACCGCACCCCCGACGGCGTCACCTCCGCCGTCATGGAACAGCTGGGCAAGGCGTGGGCCAACTGGACCGCCCACGACGACACGTACGTCGTCGACGGGGAGAACGTCGTGGTCCTGGCCCGCTACACCGCCACCAACAAGACCACCGGCAAGGACATCAAGGTCCGTGTCGCCCACCACTTCATCGTCCGCGGCGGCCGCATCGTCCGCTTCGAACAGTTCGTCGACACCGCCAAAGTCCTTGAGGCGATGACTGCCTGA
- a CDS encoding tyrosine-type recombinase/integrase — protein sequence MCDDVIDTDGKLLTVRRQVLRTKESGYSPTLVDRLKTSPRLNTKNVPIPPYLQDVLDEYMEWRPPRPTANVLWEHKKTITECKRGSVQALFWTRRGNLVCRNHFNDDAWKPTLLKLGIKDEEGNLPTFHDLRHTFISTCLQNGIPEHTVAAWVGDTVEELRRTYSHLLRDHADTHGAIAAGLTARPKPTLVRAAA from the coding sequence GTGTGCGACGACGTCATCGACACCGACGGAAAGCTACTCACCGTTCGTCGACAGGTACTCAGGACCAAGGAGAGTGGCTACAGCCCCACCCTCGTGGACCGCCTCAAGACGAGCCCGCGCCTCAACACGAAGAATGTGCCGATCCCTCCGTACCTCCAGGACGTTTTGGACGAGTACATGGAGTGGCGCCCGCCGCGCCCAACAGCGAACGTCCTGTGGGAGCACAAGAAGACGATCACCGAATGTAAGCGCGGCTCGGTACAGGCACTCTTCTGGACGCGGCGCGGGAACCTCGTCTGCCGGAACCACTTCAACGACGACGCGTGGAAGCCCACGCTGCTGAAGCTGGGCATCAAGGACGAGGAGGGAAACCTTCCGACCTTCCATGACCTCCGGCACACCTTCATCTCCACGTGCCTTCAGAACGGGATCCCCGAGCACACTGTGGCCGCGTGGGTGGGCGACACCGTCGAGGAGCTGCGCCGTACGTATAGCCACCTCCTGAGGGACCATGCCGATACCCACGGCGCAATAGCCGCCGGCCTGACCGCACGGCCGAAGCCGACCCTCGTACGCGCCGCGGCGTGA
- a CDS encoding zinc ribbon domain-containing protein — protein sequence MNAEPADQIRLLDVQDFDVRLQQLAHKRKSLPEHAEIESLTRDLAQLRDLHVAAQTEESDCAREQTKAEQDVDQVRQRAARDQKRLDSGAVSSPKDLENLQREIASLAKRQGDLEDIVLEVMERRESAQERVGELSERVTSVQSRIDDATARRDAVCAEIDGEAATVTKERAVVAGSVPADLLKLYEKLREQQGGIGAAKLYARSCQGCRQELAITELSEIRQAAPDTVVRCENCRRILVRTSESGL from the coding sequence CTGAACGCCGAGCCCGCCGACCAGATCCGACTCCTCGACGTCCAGGACTTCGACGTCCGCCTCCAGCAGCTCGCGCACAAGCGGAAGTCGCTCCCCGAGCACGCCGAGATCGAGTCGCTGACCCGGGACCTCGCCCAGCTGCGCGACCTGCACGTGGCCGCGCAGACCGAGGAGAGCGACTGCGCCCGCGAGCAGACCAAGGCCGAACAGGACGTGGACCAGGTGCGCCAGCGCGCCGCCCGTGACCAGAAGCGCCTCGACTCCGGAGCCGTCTCCTCGCCCAAGGACCTGGAGAACCTCCAGCGCGAGATCGCCTCCCTCGCCAAGCGCCAGGGCGACCTCGAGGACATCGTCCTGGAGGTCATGGAGCGCCGCGAGTCCGCGCAGGAGCGGGTCGGCGAACTGTCCGAGCGGGTCACCTCCGTCCAGTCGCGGATCGACGACGCGACCGCCCGCCGGGACGCGGTCTGCGCGGAGATCGACGGCGAGGCCGCCACGGTCACCAAGGAGCGCGCGGTCGTCGCCGGGTCGGTCCCCGCGGACCTGCTCAAGCTGTACGAGAAGCTGCGTGAGCAGCAGGGCGGCATCGGCGCGGCGAAGCTGTACGCCCGCAGCTGTCAGGGGTGCCGCCAGGAACTCGCCATCACCGAGCTGAGCGAGATCCGCCAGGCCGCGCCCGACACCGTGGTGCGCTGCGAGAACTGCCGCCGCATCCTGGTCCGCACGTCGGAGTCGGGCCTGTAG
- a CDS encoding MBL fold metallo-hydrolase translates to MSTLDFKVIDLDFPVGSKNKTATLITGEEQAFLIDTGFTRADGHRLAAEILDSGKTLTKVFVSHADPDFYWGAEVIADAFPDAELVATPLVIAHIRDAYESKLKAWEAVGANRPTRLAEMAELTGDITFEGHVFQLKGGHPALPDRHYLWQAEHRAILGGVLLFQNEHVWVADTATPESRSVWIESLDEMTALDPAFVVPGHRLPTDTLDAGPVAYTRDYLTAFEEELARAENGEALTKALVARYPDAGMLIAAQLGAKVAKGEMAWG, encoded by the coding sequence ATGAGCACCCTCGATTTCAAGGTCATCGACCTTGACTTCCCCGTCGGCTCGAAGAACAAGACCGCCACCCTGATCACCGGCGAGGAGCAGGCCTTCCTGATCGACACCGGGTTCACCCGCGCCGACGGCCACCGCCTGGCCGCCGAGATCCTCGACTCCGGCAAGACCCTGACCAAGGTCTTCGTCAGCCACGCCGACCCCGACTTCTACTGGGGCGCCGAAGTGATCGCCGACGCCTTCCCCGACGCCGAACTCGTCGCCACCCCGCTCGTGATCGCGCACATCCGGGACGCCTACGAGAGCAAGCTCAAGGCCTGGGAGGCCGTCGGCGCCAACCGCCCCACCCGGCTCGCCGAGATGGCCGAACTGACCGGCGACATCACCTTCGAAGGCCACGTCTTCCAGCTCAAGGGCGGCCATCCCGCCCTGCCCGACCGCCACTATCTGTGGCAGGCCGAGCACCGGGCAATCCTGGGCGGCGTCCTGCTCTTCCAGAACGAGCATGTCTGGGTCGCCGACACCGCCACACCCGAGTCACGCTCCGTGTGGATCGAGTCGCTCGACGAGATGACGGCCCTGGACCCGGCCTTCGTCGTCCCCGGCCACCGTCTGCCCACCGACACCCTCGACGCCGGCCCCGTCGCCTACACCCGCGACTACCTCACCGCGTTCGAGGAAGAACTCGCCAGGGCCGAGAACGGCGAGGCGCTGACCAAGGCGCTGGTCGCCCGCTACCCGGACGCCGGAATGCTCATCGCCGCCCAACTCGGTGCCAAGGTCGCCAAGGGCGAGATGGCCTGGGGCTGA
- a CDS encoding Nif3-like dinuclear metal center hexameric protein, with the protein MLRLSEVIAALETLWPPERAESWDAVGTVTGDPGQEVGRVLFAVDPVQEIVDEAVKLGADLLVTHHPLYLRGTTTVAASTSKGRVVHTLIRNDIALHVAHTNADTADPGVSDALAGALDLRVVRPLVPDTTDPEGRRGLGRVCELDHPLTVRELAARAAERLPRTAQGIRVAGDPEALVRRVAVSGGSGDSLFAHVRSAGVDAYLTADLRHHPASEFTAEHATGRSPALLDAAHWATEWPWCELAAAQLDAISDRHGWGLRVHVSATVTDPWTAHAASFEPDTSGAPN; encoded by the coding sequence GTGCTCCGTCTGTCTGAAGTCATCGCCGCGCTGGAGACCCTGTGGCCCCCCGAGCGGGCCGAGTCCTGGGACGCGGTCGGCACCGTCACGGGCGACCCCGGCCAGGAGGTCGGCCGGGTCCTGTTCGCGGTGGACCCCGTCCAGGAGATCGTCGACGAGGCGGTGAAGCTGGGCGCCGACCTGCTCGTCACCCACCACCCGCTCTATCTGCGCGGCACGACCACCGTCGCGGCCTCCACCTCCAAGGGCCGCGTGGTGCACACGCTCATCAGGAACGACATCGCGCTGCACGTCGCCCACACCAACGCCGACACGGCCGACCCCGGCGTGAGCGACGCCCTGGCCGGCGCCCTGGACCTGCGCGTCGTACGGCCCCTGGTGCCGGACACCACGGACCCCGAGGGCCGCCGCGGGCTCGGCCGCGTCTGCGAACTGGACCACCCGCTGACCGTCCGCGAGCTCGCCGCCCGCGCCGCCGAGCGCCTGCCCCGCACCGCGCAGGGCATCCGCGTCGCCGGCGACCCCGAGGCGCTCGTGCGGAGGGTCGCCGTCAGCGGCGGCTCCGGCGACAGCCTCTTCGCCCACGTCCGGTCGGCCGGCGTGGACGCCTACCTCACCGCGGACCTGCGCCACCACCCGGCGTCGGAGTTCACGGCGGAGCATGCCACAGGCCGTTCGCCCGCGCTGCTCGACGCGGCGCACTGGGCCACCGAGTGGCCCTGGTGCGAGCTGGCCGCGGCCCAGCTCGACGCGATCTCCGACCGTCACGGATGGGGCCTGCGGGTCCATGTCTCCGCCACGGTCACCGACCCCTGGACCGCCCACGCGGCGTCCTTCGAACCCGACACATCTGGAGCCCCCAACTGA
- a CDS encoding DUF3800 domain-containing protein, whose translation MYLCYVDESGDGQTVDPSTPEAPPVMVIGGIVVEESELRSLTWDFITLKKQFRPTLRTAVKLSEVIRTEIKGSNIRSHLRNGNRKQVRMAHGLIGKLLTMLERHDCRVLAKICVKQDGVANVEDAMYGASVASLCAHFDHFLAGREGRGVVILDSRTKSKNVDNVHCVTTRKFRAGGDLMPHVAESPVFGHSDSHIGLQIADLLISAVLFPAACATYAEDLTWNTHCHPAYAAIRDRHCPRVGELQHRYRTATGKWTGGVVVSDRRRRRSAAELFRVAERAPVPTALIPAQQPPTAPAVTEP comes from the coding sequence TTGTACCTGTGCTACGTCGACGAGTCCGGCGACGGTCAGACGGTCGATCCCTCCACGCCGGAAGCGCCGCCGGTCATGGTCATCGGTGGCATCGTCGTCGAAGAGTCCGAACTGCGCTCACTCACCTGGGACTTCATCACCCTGAAGAAGCAGTTCCGCCCCACCTTGCGGACCGCCGTCAAGCTGAGCGAGGTCATCCGCACCGAGATCAAGGGATCGAACATCCGATCCCACCTCCGCAACGGCAACCGCAAACAGGTCCGCATGGCGCACGGTCTGATCGGCAAGCTGCTGACGATGCTGGAGCGCCACGACTGCCGGGTGCTGGCCAAGATCTGCGTCAAGCAGGACGGCGTCGCCAACGTGGAGGACGCGATGTACGGCGCGTCGGTCGCCTCCCTCTGTGCCCACTTCGACCACTTCCTCGCCGGGCGTGAGGGCCGAGGTGTGGTGATCCTCGACAGTCGTACGAAGAGCAAGAACGTCGACAACGTCCACTGCGTCACGACCCGGAAGTTCCGGGCGGGCGGCGACCTGATGCCGCACGTCGCCGAGTCGCCCGTATTCGGCCACAGCGACTCCCACATCGGCCTGCAGATCGCCGACCTGCTGATCTCCGCCGTACTCTTCCCGGCGGCCTGTGCCACCTATGCGGAGGACCTGACGTGGAACACCCACTGCCATCCCGCCTACGCGGCCATAAGGGATCGCCACTGCCCTCGTGTGGGTGAACTGCAGCACCGGTACCGGACGGCAACGGGCAAGTGGACGGGTGGGGTCGTGGTGTCGGACCGGCGGCGCAGGCGGTCGGCGGCGGAGCTGTTCCGGGTTGCCGAGCGGGCGCCCGTGCCGACGGCCCTCATTCCCGCCCAGCAGCCTCCCACAGCCCCTGCCGTGACCGAGCCGTGA
- a CDS encoding MFS transporter, with the protein MTQSTNGRPAGGAGRAVVPVLAFAGIVVAVMQTLLVPVIKDLPRLLDTTPGDATWVLTSTLLSGAVATPVMGRLGDLYGKRRMLVASLSVMAAGALVSALTSDLLLMIAGRTLQGVAMGAIPLGIGLMRDMLPPERLGSAMALMSSSIGVGGGLALPAAALVAQNSDWHALYFGAAGLGVLAIALTLTLVPESPARAPGTFDLPGALGLSAGLLLFLLPLTKGSDWGWTSGTTLGLSGAAVVVLLLWGLMELRVPAPLVDLRTTARREVLLTNLASIMIGVSFFVISLVLPQLLQLPASTGYGLGQSMVVAGLCVAPLGVTMMFTAPVYARLSARYGPRVTLVLGLLIIGAGYGGGLGLLHAVWGPVVISVVIGAGIGLAYASLPALIVGAVPASETGAANGLNTLMRSIGTSVSSAVVGMVLASTANTVGGTEIPSMHGFRLSFLIATAAVAVGLVLALFIPGRRPPSTLRLRASGGEDTGLERAEQALRGPVTA; encoded by the coding sequence ATGACGCAGTCGACGAACGGCCGTCCCGCAGGCGGGGCGGGGAGGGCCGTGGTCCCGGTGCTCGCCTTCGCGGGCATCGTTGTCGCGGTGATGCAGACCCTGCTCGTCCCGGTGATCAAGGATCTGCCGCGCCTGCTGGACACCACACCCGGCGACGCCACGTGGGTCCTGACCTCGACGCTGCTGTCCGGCGCCGTCGCCACCCCCGTCATGGGCCGCCTCGGCGACCTCTACGGCAAGCGGCGCATGCTGGTCGCCAGCCTCTCGGTCATGGCCGCCGGCGCGCTCGTCAGCGCGCTCACCAGCGACCTGCTGCTGATGATCGCCGGCCGTACGCTCCAGGGCGTCGCGATGGGTGCGATCCCGCTCGGCATCGGGCTGATGCGCGACATGCTGCCGCCGGAGCGGCTGGGCTCCGCGATGGCGCTGATGAGTTCCTCGATAGGCGTCGGCGGCGGCCTCGCACTGCCCGCCGCCGCGCTGGTGGCCCAGAACTCCGACTGGCACGCCCTCTACTTCGGCGCGGCCGGCCTCGGCGTCCTCGCCATCGCGCTCACCCTGACCCTCGTACCGGAGTCCCCGGCACGCGCGCCCGGCACCTTCGACCTGCCGGGTGCGCTGGGCCTGTCCGCCGGTCTTCTCCTCTTCCTCCTGCCCCTCACCAAGGGCAGCGACTGGGGCTGGACGTCCGGGACCACGCTCGGCCTGTCCGGGGCGGCGGTCGTGGTGCTCCTGCTCTGGGGCCTGATGGAACTGCGGGTGCCCGCGCCCCTGGTGGACCTGCGCACCACCGCCCGCCGCGAGGTCCTCCTCACGAACCTCGCGTCGATCATGATCGGCGTCTCCTTCTTCGTCATCTCCCTGGTGCTGCCCCAGCTGCTCCAGCTCCCCGCCTCCACCGGGTACGGCCTCGGCCAGTCGATGGTGGTGGCGGGACTGTGCGTGGCGCCGCTGGGCGTGACCATGATGTTCACGGCCCCCGTCTACGCCCGCCTGTCCGCCCGCTACGGGCCCAGGGTCACCCTCGTCCTGGGCCTGCTGATCATCGGGGCCGGTTACGGCGGCGGTCTGGGCCTGCTGCACGCGGTCTGGGGGCCCGTCGTCATCTCCGTCGTCATCGGAGCCGGCATCGGACTCGCCTACGCGTCCCTGCCCGCGCTGATCGTCGGCGCGGTCCCGGCCTCGGAGACGGGCGCGGCCAACGGTCTCAACACCCTGATGCGCTCGATCGGTACGTCGGTGTCGAGCGCGGTCGTCGGGATGGTGCTGGCCAGTACGGCGAACACGGTGGGCGGGACGGAGATCCCGAGCATGCACGGCTTCCGCCTCTCCTTCCTGATCGCGACGGCGGCGGTGGCCGTGGGCCTGGTGCTGGCCCTCTTCATCCCCGGCCGGCGCCCGCCGAGCACTCTGCGGCTGCGCGCGAGCGGCGGGGAGGACACGGGCCTGGAGCGCGCGGAGCAGGCTCTGCGCGGACCGGTCACGGCCTGA